The following are from one region of the Nicotiana tabacum cultivar K326 chromosome 3, ASM71507v2, whole genome shotgun sequence genome:
- the LOC142176601 gene encoding serine/threonine-protein phosphatase 7 long form homolog gives MDAPIHPDPYSRELLVLQGDHRSAHIWDGELLSQTLHARRVDDMWDFLHDRVLHERVVHRLQATGFYRIIEIGRIQVDWALITALIERWRPETHTFHLPIGETTVTLQDIEVLYGLPADGMAVSLPIAMIYMSRDHYLDMLHQLTGFRPQDETASSGASRLALTPIR, from the coding sequence atggacgcgcCTATACATCCCGACCCTTACTCTCGTGAGCTATTAGTGCTtcagggcgatcataggtccgccCATATATGGGATGGAGAGTTACTTTCCCAGACTCTCCACGCTAGGAGAGTGGACGACATGTGGGATTTTCTTCATGACAGAGTTCTCCACGAGCGTGTAGTCCATCGCCTCCAGGCCACGGGATTCTATAGGATTATTGAGATCGGCCGGATACAGGTTGACTGGGCGTTGATCACGgcgttgattgagcggtggcgaccagAGACGCATACTTTTCATTTGCCCATTGGCGAGACTACCGTCACGCTACAGGACATTGAGGTTTTATATGGCCTGCCCGCTGATGGCATGGCCGTTTCACTGCCTATTGCTATGATATATATGTCGCGTGATCATTATTTGGACATGCTGCATCAGCTCACTGGTTTCAGGCCTCAGGACGAGACTGCATCGTCTGGTGCTAGTCGGTTGGCTTTGACCCCTATTAGATAG
- the LOC107824770 gene encoding zinc-finger homeodomain protein 11: MDLTNNTSTTTTTTPTLTNTTTITTTSAHIKTPEAEIETPTQIQKPKPFSFSNGVLKRKNLFQHHHPVVVIYKECLKNHAASLGGHAVDGCGEFMPSPTANPADPTSLKCAACGCHRNFHRREPEEPVVIPPPPIATAALEYQPHHRHHPPPPPPPLPRGDHSSPNSPSPPPISSAYYPASAPHMLLALSAGFSGEKNHNPISSPVVNTTNSNGRKRFRTKFTPDQKVKMLEFAERVGWKMQKRDEDLVRSFCNEIGVEKGVLKVWMHNNKNTFGKKLDQHHLADININNNGNSTNVVNGFCIVSRNNNSHHHNSTDSAEFHLHHHESSNDDNKIIDHIKSVSTANVVVGTNGSSSSS; this comes from the coding sequence ATGGACTTAACCAATAACActtctactactactactactactcctacACTCACCAACACAACCACCATTACTACTACATCAGCTCATATCAAAACCCCAGAAGCTGAAATTGAAACCCCAACTCAGATCCAAAAacctaagcctttctctttcagTAATGGTGTCCTTAAACGCAAAAATCTCTTCCAACATCATCATCCTGTTGTCGTTATTTACAAAGAATGTCTCAAGAATCATGCTGCTAGCTTAGGTGGCCATGCGGTTGATGGCTGTGGAGAATTTATGCCTTCTCCTACTGCTAACCCAGCTGACCCAACATCTCTTAAATGCGCCGCTTGTGGCTGTCACCGGAATTTCCACCGCCGTGAGCCGGAAGAACCCGTCGTCATCCCACCACCACCTATCGCCACCGCAGCTCTTGAGTACCAACCTCACCACCGTCACCATCCTCCTCCACCACCTCCGCCGCTTCCTCGTGGGGACCACAGCAGCCCGAATTCTCCATCTCCACCGCCGATTTCTTCAGCTTATTACCCGGCTTCTGCACCTCACATGCTCTTAGCCTTGAGTGCTGGCTTTTCTGGCGAAAAAAATCATAACCCCATATCAAGCCCGGTGGTAAATACTACTAACTCTAACGGGAGAAAGCGTTTCAGGACGAAGTTCACTCCGGATCAGAAGGTGAAAATGCTGGAATTTGCAGAAAGAGTTGGGTGGAAAATGCAGAAGCGAGATGAAGATCTGGTGAGAAGTTTCTGCAACGAAATTGGAGTTGAAAAGGGTGTTTTAAAAGTATGGATGCACAATAACAAGAATACTTTTGGGAAGAAATTAGATCAACACCACCTCGCCGacatcaacatcaacaacaaTGGTAACAGTACTAACGTCGTTAATGGTTTTTGTATTGTTAGTAGAAATAACAACAGTCATCATCATAACAGCACCGACTCAGCAGAATTTCACCTTCACCATCACGAAAGCAGCAATGACGACAACAAGATTATTGACCATATTAAAAGTGTTAGTACTGCTAATGTTGTTGTCGGTACTAATGggtcttcttcttcgtcttga